A single Sulfurimonas aquatica DNA region contains:
- the ruvA gene encoding Holliday junction branch migration protein RuvA, which translates to MIVGLNGRVKYKEPSFVHIDVHGVIYEVFISLQSFSALPKDNIEIFITHIIREDAQLLFGFLDISEKKMFARLIKINGVGPKVAMAICSTYTPSQFATVINNKDINGVKKVPGIGPKSAGRILVELNGFDAEILSSENSNPSSLAFSEASEALEALGFKKDKISKALSACEGDDTALLVKGALKLLQTL; encoded by the coding sequence ATGATAGTGGGCTTAAATGGTAGGGTAAAGTATAAAGAGCCAAGTTTTGTTCACATAGATGTACATGGTGTTATTTATGAAGTTTTCATATCTTTGCAATCATTTTCAGCACTTCCTAAAGATAATATAGAAATATTTATAACACATATAATTAGAGAAGATGCACAACTTCTTTTTGGTTTCTTGGACATAAGTGAAAAAAAGATGTTTGCAAGACTAATAAAAATAAATGGTGTTGGTCCTAAAGTAGCTATGGCGATATGCTCAACATACACACCCTCTCAATTTGCAACCGTTATCAATAACAAAGATATAAATGGCGTGAAAAAAGTTCCAGGCATAGGACCAAAGAGTGCAGGGCGAATTTTAGTGGAACTTAATGGTTTCGATGCTGAAATTCTCTCATCTGAGAATAGTAATCCATCCTCTTTAGCGTTTAGCGAGGCAAGCGAAGCACTTGAAGCACTTGGATTTAAAAAAGACAAAATAAGTAAAGCACTATCTGCATGTGAAGGTGATGATACTGCCTTACTTGTAAAAGGTGCACTAAAATTATTACAAACACTTTAA